In Pseudoalteromonas sp. '520P1 No. 423', the following proteins share a genomic window:
- a CDS encoding class I SAM-dependent methyltransferase encodes MKPALSFQDAPKPQNWQDFTHGDYLQQEIEKKISQWLPRVFGYHFLKLGDLSGQLNTQACCIKHQICVAPECNRAGVIAEVDELPFMAHSVDGCLLSHCLEYYSDPHHILRETQRVLLPGGYIILTGFNPFSLCGMARLLPFSRQKLPWSGRFFTPARVKDWLNLLGFEVIKDERFIYSSLARGSRLSRFGPWQNFCKQYLKPMGSVYMLVARKRVTPLTPIKPKWHARPHFAPVAKEVSVQRGNIK; translated from the coding sequence TTGAAACCGGCATTAAGTTTTCAAGACGCACCAAAACCACAAAATTGGCAGGACTTCACTCATGGGGATTATTTACAACAAGAAATAGAAAAAAAAATATCTCAGTGGCTACCTAGAGTGTTTGGCTATCATTTTTTGAAATTAGGTGATTTAAGTGGGCAGTTAAATACGCAGGCCTGTTGTATAAAACATCAAATTTGTGTCGCTCCAGAGTGTAATCGTGCGGGAGTCATAGCTGAAGTAGACGAATTACCTTTTATGGCGCATTCTGTTGATGGCTGCTTACTGAGTCACTGTTTAGAATACTACAGCGATCCGCATCATATCTTACGCGAAACACAAAGAGTATTACTCCCTGGTGGTTATATTATTTTAACGGGATTTAATCCATTTAGTTTATGTGGCATGGCGAGGCTTTTGCCATTTAGTCGACAAAAATTACCTTGGAGTGGTCGTTTTTTTACGCCTGCAAGAGTTAAAGATTGGTTGAACTTATTAGGTTTTGAAGTAATAAAAGACGAACGTTTTATATATTCTTCATTAGCGAGAGGTAGTCGTTTATCACGGTTTGGCCCATGGCAAAACTTTTGCAAACAATATTTAAAACCCATGGGAAGTGTTTATATGCTGGTGGCCCGTAAAAGAGTCACTCCTTTAACGCCTATTAAACCTAAATGGCATGCGAGACCACACTTTGCACCGGTAGCTAAAGAGGTGAGTGTGCAAAGAGGCAATATAAAATAA
- a CDS encoding AMP-binding protein: MEKIWLNRYPEGMPEEIDPNHYDSLLELFERSFKEYANLPAFSNMGKKLTYEEIDNETKKFASYLQNELGLQKGDKVAVMMPNLLQTPIAILGTLRAGCVVVNVNPLYTVRELAHQLNDSQTQTIILLQNFANTLEQALPQTEIKNIVLTQVGDMCGGVKKHLVNFVVKHVKKMVKPFNLPNTINFTDVLSQGDVNNYKRPHLVHDDYAFLQYTGGTTGVSKGAILTHGNMVANLEQVSGCLDKILVKGKEVVVTALPLYHIFALTANCLTFMKYGGLNLLITNPRDMKAFVKDLSNNKFTAITGVNTLFNGLLNTPGFSDLDFSTLKFSLGGGMAVQRPVAERWEKVTNSKLMEGYGLTECAPLVTISPYDLESYNGSIGLPAPSTLLRIVGDDGKDMPVGESGELWVKGPQVMKGYFNRDDETAKCMTDGWFATGDVAKCDEEGFFFIVDRKKDMIIVSGFNVYPNEIEEVVAMHEGILEVAAVGVPHEVSGEQVKIFVVKKDPLLTEKDIIKHCRKNLTNYKVPKFVEFKDELPKTNVGKILRRALKEAS, from the coding sequence GTGGAAAAAATCTGGCTAAATAGGTACCCAGAAGGCATGCCTGAAGAAATAGATCCAAATCACTATGACTCACTACTTGAGCTATTTGAACGTAGCTTTAAAGAATATGCCAATTTACCTGCATTCTCAAATATGGGTAAAAAATTAACTTATGAAGAAATTGATAATGAAACTAAAAAGTTTGCTTCATATCTACAAAATGAATTAGGTTTACAAAAAGGTGACAAAGTCGCCGTGATGATGCCAAACCTATTACAAACACCAATCGCAATTTTAGGCACATTAAGAGCAGGTTGTGTTGTTGTTAATGTTAATCCTCTTTATACCGTGAGAGAATTGGCACATCAATTAAATGACTCTCAAACACAAACTATTATCTTATTACAAAATTTTGCCAATACCCTAGAGCAAGCTTTACCTCAAACTGAGATAAAAAATATTGTACTGACTCAAGTTGGTGATATGTGTGGTGGTGTTAAAAAGCATCTTGTCAACTTTGTAGTTAAACACGTTAAAAAGATGGTTAAGCCGTTTAATTTGCCTAATACAATTAATTTTACTGATGTATTATCTCAGGGCGATGTAAATAACTATAAAAGACCGCATTTAGTTCATGATGACTATGCATTTTTACAATATACAGGCGGTACTACAGGTGTTTCTAAAGGCGCGATATTAACACACGGCAATATGGTTGCTAATTTAGAACAAGTATCAGGTTGTTTGGATAAAATTTTAGTTAAAGGTAAAGAGGTAGTGGTTACTGCTTTACCGCTTTATCATATTTTTGCTTTGACAGCTAACTGCCTTACTTTTATGAAATATGGCGGTTTAAATTTATTAATCACTAACCCTAGAGATATGAAAGCTTTTGTAAAAGACTTATCAAACAATAAATTTACTGCCATTACAGGTGTAAATACATTGTTTAATGGTTTACTTAATACGCCTGGCTTTAGCGATTTAGATTTTAGCACTTTAAAATTCTCTCTTGGTGGCGGTATGGCTGTACAAAGACCTGTTGCAGAGCGTTGGGAGAAAGTAACAAACAGTAAATTAATGGAAGGTTATGGTTTAACAGAATGTGCGCCATTAGTGACTATTAGTCCGTACGATTTAGAAAGCTATAACGGTTCTATCGGTTTACCTGCACCAAGCACGCTATTGCGAATTGTTGGAGATGATGGTAAAGATATGCCTGTTGGCGAATCTGGTGAGTTGTGGGTTAAAGGCCCTCAAGTTATGAAAGGTTACTTTAATAGAGATGATGAAACAGCTAAGTGCATGACTGATGGTTGGTTTGCGACGGGTGATGTAGCAAAATGTGATGAAGAAGGTTTCTTTTTCATCGTAGATCGTAAAAAAGATATGATTATCGTTTCAGGTTTTAATGTTTACCCGAATGAAATTGAAGAAGTGGTCGCAATGCATGAGGGTATTCTGGAAGTTGCCGCTGTGGGTGTACCACATGAAGTAAGTGGTGAACAGGTCAAAA
- the tsaB gene encoding tRNA (adenosine(37)-N6)-threonylcarbamoyltransferase complex dimerization subunit type 1 TsaB translates to MSLKILALDAATESLSAAISADSNNVSVSHFEVCPQEHSQKILPLVESLLTEDNIKLKDLDVIAFGRGPGSFTGVRISVAITQGLAFSANIPVIGISTLQTMAQQAIDEMGAKNVYAAIDARMSEVYFAHYRTDEDGIATLIDKEIVIKPELLTLDSEEAVAVGTGFETYSSLHQADNIKFLTDIILPNAKYMLKIATQLHGKGECVSASQAQPMYVRDTVTWQKLPGKE, encoded by the coding sequence ATGAGTTTAAAAATACTCGCTCTAGATGCGGCAACTGAATCACTTTCAGCTGCAATATCAGCAGATAGTAATAATGTGAGCGTGAGCCATTTTGAAGTATGCCCGCAAGAACACAGTCAAAAAATATTACCATTGGTTGAGTCTTTACTAACAGAAGATAATATAAAACTAAAAGATCTGGATGTCATTGCTTTTGGCCGTGGACCAGGTAGTTTTACGGGTGTTAGGATCAGTGTTGCCATTACACAAGGCTTAGCATTTTCAGCAAATATCCCTGTTATTGGCATTTCAACATTACAAACTATGGCGCAACAAGCAATTGATGAAATGGGTGCTAAAAATGTATATGCAGCAATAGATGCTCGTATGTCTGAGGTTTATTTTGCACATTACCGTACAGACGAAGATGGCATAGCGACACTAATAGATAAAGAAATTGTTATTAAGCCCGAGCTATTAACATTAGATAGTGAAGAGGCTGTTGCGGTAGGCACTGGCTTTGAAACTTATTCAAGTTTACATCAAGCTGATAATATAAAATTTTTAACTGATATCATTTTACCTAATGCGAAGTATATGTTGAAAATTGCAACCCAGTTACATGGTAAAGGTGAATGTGTCAGTGCATCACAAGCACAACCTATGTATGTGCGTGATACGGTAACTTGGCAAAAATTGCCAGGGAAAGAGTAG
- a CDS encoding alpha/beta fold hydrolase has product MHNYNLKNITARSAEPKIAGVVNDHKADNLNIVALHGWQDNLASFYPLMHLLPQYNWLAFDFPGHGHSQWRNNQAHYYFVDYIDDIYQVISENYLTPVHIVGHSMGAMTATLFAACFPELVRSVVLIEGIGLVTTPDEDVVSQLRTAILNRGQSADKNDKKASRIYKDLNSLIKVRMAVSDLEYEHCALLMKRNSENTELGIKLRIDPKLKHHSGFRFNEAQAIMATKQVKAATKLIVAEQGYEQIKHSIKIYSKYYSELSIETVKGGHHCHMQNPQKVASIIREFIK; this is encoded by the coding sequence ATGCACAATTATAATTTAAAAAACATAACTGCGCGCTCAGCTGAGCCTAAAATAGCTGGCGTGGTTAATGATCATAAAGCTGATAATTTAAATATTGTCGCATTACATGGATGGCAGGATAATCTGGCAAGTTTTTATCCATTAATGCATTTATTACCTCAGTATAATTGGTTGGCATTTGATTTTCCTGGGCACGGACATTCTCAATGGAGAAATAACCAAGCACATTATTATTTTGTTGATTATATAGATGATATTTACCAAGTCATTTCAGAAAATTATTTAACTCCTGTACATATAGTAGGCCACTCTATGGGGGCTATGACGGCAACACTATTTGCAGCCTGCTTCCCTGAACTTGTACGTTCGGTTGTTTTAATTGAAGGCATTGGCCTAGTAACAACACCAGATGAAGATGTTGTCAGCCAATTGAGGACTGCAATTCTCAATCGCGGGCAAAGCGCTGACAAAAATGATAAAAAGGCATCTAGAATATATAAAGACTTAAACTCATTAATAAAAGTACGTATGGCTGTGAGTGACTTAGAATATGAACACTGTGCATTATTAATGAAAAGAAACAGTGAAAATACAGAATTAGGAATAAAATTACGAATTGATCCAAAATTAAAACATCATTCTGGTTTTCGATTCAATGAAGCACAAGCAATCATGGCAACTAAACAGGTAAAGGCGGCCACAAAACTGATAGTAGCCGAACAAGGTTATGAACAAATAAAACATTCTATAAAAATATATTCAAAATATTACAGTGAGTTAAGTATTGAGACTGTAAAAGGTGGTCATCATTGTCACATGCAAAACCCACAAAAGGTCGCAAGCATAATCAGAGAGTTTATAAAGTGA
- the hisG gene encoding ATP phosphoribosyltransferase: MTDTTRLRIAIQKSGRLSTDCQNLFKQLGIKLNLREQKLIAHSTNMPIDILRVRHNDIPGLVMDGVCDLGIVGENELVEMQAEREQQSLPFQTKKLAQLDFGYCRLALAWPQELGEVDTNWFQNKKIATTYPAILSQYLKRENINASLVNLSGSVEVAPRAGLADAICDLVSTGATLEANGLRQGETIMESYACLIQNPALDCPKKTALIEKLLPRLKAVKQAKESKYIMLHAPKTRLKEICDLLPGTGQPTMLSLAGSDELVALHMVSQETLFWETMESLKALGASSILVMPIEKMME; this comes from the coding sequence ATGACAGATACAACACGTTTACGCATTGCAATTCAAAAATCAGGCAGACTTTCAACTGACTGCCAAAACTTATTTAAACAACTCGGTATTAAACTAAATCTCAGAGAGCAAAAGTTAATTGCGCACTCAACTAATATGCCTATTGATATTTTACGTGTTCGCCACAACGATATCCCAGGTTTAGTAATGGATGGCGTATGTGACTTAGGCATCGTAGGTGAAAATGAATTAGTTGAAATGCAAGCTGAGCGTGAACAGCAGTCTTTACCATTTCAAACAAAGAAACTAGCTCAACTTGATTTTGGCTATTGCCGCTTAGCACTTGCTTGGCCACAAGAGCTCGGAGAAGTTGATACTAACTGGTTCCAAAATAAAAAAATTGCCACAACTTACCCCGCAATTTTAAGCCAATATCTAAAAAGAGAAAACATCAACGCCAGTTTAGTAAATTTATCTGGCTCAGTTGAAGTTGCTCCTCGTGCTGGTCTTGCTGATGCAATTTGTGATCTTGTATCTACTGGTGCAACGCTAGAAGCAAACGGATTAAGACAAGGTGAAACGATTATGGAGTCATATGCCTGTTTAATCCAAAACCCAGCATTAGATTGCCCTAAAAAAACAGCCTTAATTGAAAAGTTATTACCTCGATTAAAAGCCGTTAAACAAGCTAAAGAAAGCAAATATATTATGTTGCACGCACCAAAGACTCGTCTAAAAGAAATATGTGATTTATTACCAGGTACAGGTCAGCCAACCATGCTATCCCTTGCGGGTTCTGATGAGCTTGTTGCCTTGCACATGGTGAGTCAAGAAACACTATTCTGGGAAACCATGGAATCTTTAAAAGCATTAGGTGCTAGCTCTATATTAGTGATGCCTATTGAAAAGATGATGGAGTAA
- a CDS encoding alkaline phosphatase, producing the protein MKKSLLIVSTALTVTACAQLDNAPEKQFPKNIIYMIGDGMGPAYTTAYRYYSDDINTQEIEKTVFDTILTGTARTYPDDDTYVTDSAASATALSSGIKSYNGAIAVDSDKKPVKTMLELAKEKNMLTALVVTSQINHATPASFTAHNESRRNYDEIANDYIDNKINGKLPVDLMFGGGTDFFIREDRNLVNEFVDNNYQYVDTLKNINNITQIPAIGLFNKIGLPYAIDATKNHLEVMTDKALKLVDNQSDKGFFMMIEGSQIDWCGHNNDITCAMAEMHDFANSIKIAKQYVDNNPDTILVVTADHSTGGLTIGANHKYKWEAQKVKDFKVSARKLSKKLFKNSNLNQEWNKYSSTPLSDHEATSLNTAKSLDEASLFIAVKEVINARTYTGWTTNGHTAMDVQVFSYGKGAEHFTGNLNNTDIAKQLIKFIKG; encoded by the coding sequence ATGAAAAAATCACTTCTTATAGTTTCTACAGCACTGACTGTTACAGCATGTGCTCAGTTAGATAACGCTCCTGAAAAACAATTCCCTAAGAATATTATTTATATGATAGGTGATGGTATGGGACCCGCTTATACAACCGCCTACAGATATTATAGTGATGATATCAATACACAAGAAATTGAAAAAACTGTTTTTGATACAATATTAACAGGCACTGCTCGTACATATCCTGATGATGATACCTATGTTACTGATAGTGCTGCAAGTGCAACTGCGTTAAGTAGCGGAATTAAAAGTTATAATGGTGCAATTGCCGTTGATAGTGACAAGAAACCGGTAAAAACTATGCTTGAGCTAGCAAAAGAGAAAAATATGCTCACAGCACTTGTAGTCACTTCTCAAATCAATCATGCAACACCAGCGAGCTTTACAGCTCACAACGAAAGTCGCAGAAATTACGACGAAATCGCAAATGATTATATTGATAATAAAATAAATGGAAAATTGCCTGTCGACCTTATGTTCGGTGGCGGCACTGATTTCTTTATTCGTGAAGATAGAAACTTAGTAAATGAGTTTGTAGATAATAACTATCAATATGTCGATACTTTAAAAAATATCAATAATATAACGCAGATTCCAGCTATTGGATTATTTAATAAAATAGGACTTCCTTACGCAATAGATGCAACTAAAAATCATCTAGAGGTAATGACAGATAAAGCATTAAAATTAGTTGACAATCAATCGGATAAAGGATTTTTCATGATGATTGAAGGCAGTCAAATTGATTGGTGTGGTCATAATAATGATATCACCTGTGCGATGGCTGAAATGCACGATTTTGCTAATTCAATTAAAATTGCTAAACAGTACGTTGATAACAACCCAGATACTATTTTAGTAGTCACAGCAGATCACTCAACGGGTGGACTAACTATCGGTGCAAATCATAAATATAAATGGGAAGCTCAAAAAGTTAAAGACTTTAAAGTGAGCGCAAGAAAACTCAGTAAAAAACTTTTCAAAAACTCAAACCTAAACCAAGAGTGGAATAAATATTCAAGTACACCATTATCAGATCACGAAGCAACATCTCTTAACACAGCAAAAAGTTTAGATGAAGCAAGCTTATTTATCGCAGTAAAAGAAGTGATTAATGCTAGAACTTATACAGGCTGGACTACAAATGGCCATACAGCCATGGATGTACAAGTATTTTCTTACGGTAAAGGCGCTGAACACTTTACTGGCAATCTAAACAATACCGATATCGCAAAGCAATTAATCAAATTTATTAAAGGTTAA
- a CDS encoding LysM peptidoglycan-binding domain-containing protein, producing MNKPHIIGFAALILAGCQITDTDNSQLIQVQQPAKHATAQPNDVVDALTLLALQGDNSAEVELEPTPIFDDVWERINYQLSIPVPQNRAVVTERNYYAKHQKYLDSISTRGAPYLYYIVEEVEKRQMPIELALLPIVESAFDPFGYSHRSASGIWQFMPVTGERFDLKQNWWYDGRRDIVQSTRAALDYLSYLHKTLEGDWLNAIAAYNSGEGRVSRAIKKNRKKHLPTDFWSLDLPAETTAYVPKLLALADLLKNQKEFNVTWKKIVNAQVIDSVDISSQIDLALAAQMADINITELYRLNPAFNRWATDPDGPHSLLLPIDKIEGFTKNLAKTSLKDRIRWQRYQVQKGDSLSVIANKFSTSTDSIKTLNKLDSNMIRLGQHLFVPLSNGQIDNKNLSRQMKLASKDSAKKTQEKSTYIVRKGDTLWDISHSQGVTIQQLSKWNKLKTSAMIKPGQKLLVYKNKTPKSGLKTVNRTITYKVRSGDSLARIANKFNVSISEIIKWNKISKNKYLQPGQKLKLVVDVKKT from the coding sequence ATGAATAAACCACATATTATTGGTTTTGCAGCGCTTATACTAGCGGGCTGTCAAATCACAGATACTGATAACAGTCAGTTAATCCAAGTACAACAGCCTGCCAAACATGCAACAGCACAACCTAATGATGTTGTAGATGCTTTAACGCTATTAGCGCTTCAGGGCGACAATTCTGCAGAAGTTGAACTTGAGCCTACTCCGATATTTGATGACGTGTGGGAGCGAATTAATTATCAGCTATCAATACCTGTGCCTCAAAACCGTGCAGTTGTTACAGAAAGAAATTATTACGCGAAACATCAAAAATATTTAGATAGTATCTCCACACGCGGTGCACCTTATCTATATTACATAGTTGAAGAAGTAGAAAAAAGGCAAATGCCTATAGAACTTGCCTTACTACCTATTGTAGAAAGTGCATTTGATCCTTTTGGCTACTCTCATAGAAGTGCTTCCGGTATCTGGCAATTTATGCCAGTGACAGGCGAGCGTTTTGATTTAAAACAAAACTGGTGGTATGACGGCCGTAGAGACATAGTGCAATCTACACGCGCAGCATTAGATTATTTATCATATCTTCATAAAACATTAGAAGGTGATTGGTTAAATGCAATTGCTGCTTATAACTCAGGTGAAGGACGCGTATCGAGAGCAATAAAGAAAAATCGTAAAAAGCATTTACCAACCGATTTTTGGTCTTTAGATTTACCGGCAGAAACAACCGCCTATGTGCCAAAACTATTAGCTTTGGCAGATCTACTTAAAAATCAAAAAGAATTTAATGTTACTTGGAAAAAAATTGTCAACGCACAAGTCATTGACAGTGTTGATATTAGTTCACAAATTGATTTAGCACTTGCAGCACAAATGGCTGACATTAACATCACAGAGCTATATCGCTTAAACCCAGCATTTAATCGTTGGGCAACAGATCCTGATGGACCTCATAGCTTATTACTACCAATAGACAAAATTGAAGGATTCACCAAAAATTTAGCTAAAACAAGCTTAAAAGATCGCATCAGATGGCAAAGATATCAAGTTCAAAAAGGTGATAGTTTATCTGTAATCGCTAATAAATTTAGTACCAGTACTGATTCGATAAAAACTTTAAATAAGTTAGATTCAAATATGATCAGACTAGGGCAACATTTGTTTGTGCCTCTAAGTAATGGTCAAATTGATAATAAAAATTTATCTAGGCAGATGAAACTCGCCTCTAAAGACTCAGCTAAGAAAACTCAAGAAAAAAGCACTTATATTGTACGTAAAGGAGATACACTCTGGGACATCAGTCATTCGCAAGGCGTTACAATTCAACAGCTAAGCAAATGGAATAAATTAAAAACCAGCGCCATGATAAAACCAGGGCAAAAGCTATTAGTATATAAAAATAAAACGCCTAAAAGTGGATTAAAAACGGTTAATAGAACAATTACGTACAAAGTAAGAAGCGGTGATTCGCTTGCAAGAATAGCCAATAAATTTAATGTTTCAATTTCTGAAATCATTAAATGGAATAAAATTAGTAAAAATAAATACTTGCAGCCAGGTCAAAAACTCAAGTTAGTTGTGGATGTTAAAAAGACCTAA
- a CDS encoding ATP-dependent DNA helicase: protein MLKKLSKVSSFFAKDGPLSSKVDGYKPRDAQIEMACAIESTLKDKSQLVIEAGTGIGKTFAYLVPALMHENPQSITKIIISTGTKALQEQLYHRDLPNVLSALKVGKKTALLKGRANYLCPMRLNQHISHVPTDDLDVLHQLAMVAKFASDTQSGDMADCIGIEEGAKVLPYVTSTSDNCLGQTCPDYEDCYIKKARMKAMEADVIVVNHHLFFADMSVKDSGFAELMPQADGYIFDEAHQLSEIASNYFGQSVSTRALLALIKDLRLIYRSELFDMIQLGKAIDKLESSLKDFRLEFPIGSGRGDWCQILKHSGVKFAAERIINDITFLYQVIKLALERSTKIEHCFERCIAFKALLELMFDTSDKGLSYWFETTRMHVSINITPLDVAEKFNALMNKLDSSWIFTSATLSVDESLSHFNASLGLQPKQSLIVQSPFDYQKQALLCLPRYLPEVNSQDMAHALVKVSKQLIEAAKGRCFILFTSYRMMELVAQGIASTVPYPILVQGQTSKRILLEKFVHHGNSVLLGTASFWEGVDVRGSTLSCVIIDKLPFIAPDDPLLQAKMKACKLVGQDPFAKIQIPQAVITLKQGVGRLIRDHTDKGVLVICDNRLVTKHYGETFLASLPKMTRTRDLNKAAEFLAQIPN from the coding sequence ATGTTAAAAAAACTTAGTAAGGTATCATCATTTTTTGCTAAAGATGGTCCTTTATCATCCAAAGTTGATGGTTATAAGCCCCGAGATGCACAAATAGAAATGGCCTGTGCTATCGAAAGTACACTCAAAGATAAATCTCAGCTAGTAATTGAAGCAGGGACGGGTATAGGTAAAACATTTGCTTATCTAGTACCTGCGTTAATGCATGAAAATCCACAATCAATTACAAAAATCATTATATCTACTGGTACTAAAGCCTTACAAGAACAGCTCTATCATAGAGACTTGCCTAATGTATTATCTGCATTAAAAGTTGGTAAAAAAACAGCTTTATTAAAAGGTAGGGCGAATTATTTATGCCCAATGAGGCTAAATCAGCATATTTCTCATGTGCCAACAGATGATCTTGATGTACTACATCAACTTGCCATGGTTGCAAAATTTGCGAGTGATACACAATCAGGTGATATGGCAGATTGTATTGGCATAGAAGAAGGGGCAAAAGTGCTGCCTTATGTCACTTCAACATCTGATAACTGTCTAGGGCAAACATGTCCTGATTATGAAGATTGTTATATTAAAAAAGCACGTATGAAAGCGATGGAAGCCGATGTAATTGTTGTTAATCATCATTTGTTTTTTGCTGATATGTCGGTTAAAGACAGTGGGTTTGCAGAGTTAATGCCGCAAGCAGATGGTTATATTTTTGATGAAGCACATCAGTTATCAGAAATTGCCAGTAATTACTTTGGTCAAAGTGTCAGTACTCGTGCTTTGTTAGCACTTATAAAAGATTTACGTTTAATATACCGTTCTGAATTATTTGATATGATCCAATTAGGTAAAGCGATTGATAAGTTAGAGTCAAGTTTAAAAGACTTTAGGCTTGAATTTCCGATTGGTTCTGGCAGAGGTGATTGGTGCCAGATATTAAAACATTCAGGCGTTAAATTTGCCGCAGAACGCATTATTAATGATATTACTTTCTTATATCAAGTGATCAAACTTGCGCTTGAAAGAAGCACAAAAATAGAACATTGTTTTGAGCGCTGCATTGCATTTAAAGCGTTATTGGAGCTGATGTTTGATACCAGTGATAAAGGCCTGAGTTATTGGTTTGAAACAACCCGAATGCATGTCAGTATTAATATTACTCCGCTTGATGTTGCTGAAAAGTTCAATGCTTTAATGAATAAATTAGATTCGTCATGGATTTTTACATCAGCGACTTTATCTGTAGATGAGTCATTATCACACTTTAACGCCTCTTTAGGTTTACAACCCAAGCAAAGTTTAATTGTACAAAGCCCTTTTGATTATCAAAAACAAGCACTGCTTTGTTTACCGAGATATTTACCTGAAGTGAACTCGCAGGATATGGCACATGCTTTAGTAAAGGTTTCAAAACAATTAATTGAAGCTGCAAAAGGGCGTTGTTTTATTTTGTTTACTAGCTATAGAATGATGGAATTAGTGGCACAAGGTATTGCATCTACAGTGCCATATCCTATTTTAGTTCAAGGCCAAACGTCAAAACGCATTTTGCTTGAAAAATTTGTACATCATGGCAATTCTGTTTTGCTAGGTACAGCTTCTTTTTGGGAAGGGGTTGATGTTAGAGGTAGTACGCTAAGTTGTGTTATTATTGATAAGCTGCCGTTTATCGCGCCAGATGATCCTTTGTTACAAGCCAAAATGAAAGCATGTAAACTGGTAGGGCAAGACCCTTTTGCAAAAATTCAGATACCTCAAGCTGTGATCACATTAAAGCAAGGTGTGGGCAGGTTAATTAGAGACCATACTGATAAAGGCGTATTAGTTATTTGTGATAATAGATTGGTAACTAAGCATTATGGAGAGACTTTTCTTGCTAGTTTACCTAAAATGACACGTACAAGAGATTTAAATAAAGCAGCTGAGTTTTTAGCTCAGATCCCAAATTAG
- the gloB gene encoding hydroxyacylglutathione hydrolase has protein sequence MLNIYPIHAFSDNYIWAITKDDSKSVYVVDPGQSEPVLNYISDNNLVLKGILITHHHWDHTDGVKKLKQLYPDIIIYGPQNSVFTDSDITLKQDDLINILGESFNILSTPGHTLDHICYYNEDTLFCGDTLFSAGCGRLFEGTPKQMFDSLTKIAQLNKNTKVYCTHEYTLANVAFAQEVDPQNLVLKDYKNLIEIKRENKIVTLPSTIEQELKINPYLKSLDDKNCFSIPDEYKISANKLESNLANIRSYKDNF, from the coding sequence ATGTTGAATATATACCCAATTCATGCATTTTCAGATAATTATATCTGGGCAATTACTAAAGATGACTCTAAGTCAGTGTATGTTGTAGATCCTGGTCAATCAGAACCCGTACTCAACTACATCAGTGATAACAATCTTGTACTTAAAGGCATATTAATTACCCATCATCATTGGGACCACACTGATGGCGTAAAAAAATTAAAACAACTTTATCCTGACATTATAATATACGGCCCACAAAATAGTGTTTTTACAGATTCAGATATCACATTAAAACAAGATGATTTGATTAATATTTTAGGTGAGTCATTTAATATACTATCAACACCAGGGCATACCTTAGATCATATCTGTTATTATAATGAAGATACATTATTTTGTGGTGATACCCTCTTTAGCGCTGGATGTGGCAGACTGTTTGAAGGCACGCCCAAGCAAATGTTTGATTCACTAACTAAGATTGCACAGTTAAATAAAAACACTAAAGTCTACTGTACTCATGAGTATACGTTAGCTAATGTCGCATTTGCGCAAGAAGTAGACCCCCAAAACTTAGTACTTAAAGATTACAAAAACCTTATTGAGATAAAAAGAGAAAATAAAATTGTCACTCTGCCTTCTACTATTGAACAAGAATTGAAAATTAATCCATATTTAAAAAGTTTAGACGACAAAAATTGTTTCTCGATCCCAGATGAATATAAAATATCGGCTAATAAACTTGAATCAAATTTAGCTAACATTCGGTCATATAAAGATAATTTCTAA